A genomic segment from Paucidesulfovibrio longus DSM 6739 encodes:
- the xerD gene encoding site-specific tyrosine recombinase XerD → MSADATRPSSQGVLPLRAETPPSSHPWIDRYLETLLLEKGLSENSLENYSRDLASFLAFSEEKRCPLDAVNNGSLFLYLTRLRARGLTSRTLARHISTLRGFFAFLAEEGLVAEDPARLLQNPKLPKTLPEVLSREEMARILARPDQTSKLGARDKAMLELLYASGLRVSELIELRPLDYDDQAGLLRIFGKGSKERLVPVHYEGQRILSEYLLRWRPEFSPKQDRMFLNRSGKGLTRQAVWKSVKRYAQEAGIRRDISPHTFRHSFATHLLEGGADLRSVQILLGHADISSTEIYTHVETGRLMRIHHKYHPRADMNKDD, encoded by the coding sequence ATGAGCGCCGATGCGACCAGACCTTCCTCCCAGGGCGTGTTGCCGCTGAGGGCCGAAACGCCCCCCTCCTCCCATCCCTGGATCGACAGGTATCTGGAGACCCTGCTTCTTGAAAAAGGGCTTTCCGAAAACAGCCTTGAGAATTATTCGCGCGATTTAGCCTCTTTTTTGGCCTTTTCCGAAGAAAAGCGCTGCCCGCTTGATGCCGTGAACAACGGTTCCCTGTTTCTCTATTTGACGCGGCTTCGGGCTCGCGGATTGACCAGCCGCACCCTGGCCCGCCACATTTCCACTCTTCGGGGTTTTTTCGCCTTTCTCGCCGAGGAGGGCCTAGTGGCCGAAGATCCCGCACGCCTTCTGCAGAACCCGAAACTGCCGAAGACGCTGCCGGAAGTCCTGTCGCGGGAGGAAATGGCGCGCATCCTTGCTCGACCTGACCAAACGAGCAAGCTCGGCGCAAGAGACAAGGCCATGCTGGAACTGCTCTACGCTTCGGGGCTGCGGGTGTCCGAGCTGATTGAATTGCGTCCATTGGATTATGACGATCAGGCAGGACTGCTGCGGATTTTCGGCAAAGGCAGCAAGGAGCGGCTTGTACCCGTTCATTACGAAGGGCAGCGCATTCTGTCCGAATATCTGCTGCGTTGGCGTCCGGAATTTTCGCCGAAGCAGGACCGGATGTTTTTGAACCGATCAGGCAAGGGGCTGACCCGGCAAGCCGTCTGGAAAAGCGTGAAGCGATATGCCCAGGAGGCGGGAATTCGGCGCGATATATCCCCGCACACCTTTCGTCACTCCTTTGCCACCCACCTGCTCGAAGGCGGTGCGGACCTTCGAAGCGTGCAGATATTGCTTGGCCATGCGGACATCAGTTCCACCGAAATATACACCCATGTGGAAACGGGCAGGTTGATGCGCATACATCATAAATATCACCCTCGCGCCGACATGAACAAGGACGATTGA
- the fsa gene encoding fructose-6-phosphate aldolase — protein sequence MQFFLDTANLEEIRKAKEYGLIDGVTTNPTLLSRESGDWKQLVAAICREVEGPVSLEVFSEEAEEMLAEARELVAIGPNVVVKCPCTANGLKACKKLAENGINVNMTLVFSPLQALLAAKAGAAYVSPFVGRLDAVGHFGMDLVKQIVSIYENYDFSTQVLVASIRNPTHVLESALIGADVATVPFSVLMDLLKHPLTEKGLRAFVEDAAKLA from the coding sequence ATGCAGTTTTTTCTCGACACCGCCAATCTTGAAGAGATTCGCAAGGCCAAGGAATACGGTCTCATCGACGGCGTGACGACCAACCCGACGCTGCTTTCCAGGGAATCGGGCGACTGGAAACAACTGGTGGCAGCGATTTGTCGGGAAGTTGAAGGGCCAGTCAGCCTTGAAGTCTTTAGCGAAGAAGCCGAGGAGATGCTCGCGGAGGCCCGCGAACTGGTTGCCATCGGGCCCAACGTGGTGGTGAAATGCCCCTGCACGGCCAACGGCCTCAAGGCCTGCAAGAAGCTCGCGGAAAACGGAATCAACGTGAACATGACGCTGGTTTTTTCACCGCTTCAGGCGCTTTTGGCCGCAAAGGCCGGAGCAGCCTATGTCAGTCCTTTTGTCGGCCGGCTCGACGCAGTCGGGCATTTTGGAATGGATCTGGTGAAACAAATCGTATCAATCTACGAGAACTACGATTTTTCCACGCAGGTTCTGGTCGCCAGCATTCGCAATCCGACCCACGTCCTTGAATCCGCTCTCATAGGCGCTGACGTGGCCACTGTGCCGTTTTCCGTCCTCATGGATCTGCTGAAACACCCCTTGACCGAAAAAGGGCTCAGAGCCTTCGTGGAAGACGCGGCCAAACTCGCATAA
- a CDS encoding sirohydrochlorin cobaltochelatase, with amino-acid sequence MSRKTCPYDNVCSKGNGGFFADGTTWGKYGTLAATCRKGFSLLLPLTAPSAEGNSMMRSSLVPCNRVSRSRRAVCLSIALLLLFSSSIASAHSSKTDKTGILLVAFGSSVSQAQSSFSNIDAKVRAAYPDIPIYWAYTSHTIRAKLSKEGKELLSPAQALALMAAQGYTRVAVQSLHTIPGEEFSNLEKTVQAFRSFPDGIAHIELGAPLLLTTSDLEKTTDALLADIPTERRKDEAVIFMGHGTPHPGNVYYIAMQEMLHSRDAKVYLATVEGTPDLDQVRTRLKRDKIKKVWLMPFMSVAGDHARNDMSGPEDDSWASILKKDGISCISVLKGTAEYDNVVTIWLDHLDQAFKRLPTQPK; translated from the coding sequence ATGAGCCGGAAGACCTGCCCGTACGACAATGTTTGTTCCAAAGGCAACGGGGGCTTTTTTGCCGATGGAACCACGTGGGGGAAATACGGAACCCTTGCGGCAACATGCCGCAAGGGTTTTTCCTTGTTGCTCCCCCTCACCGCCCCCTCTGCGGAGGGTAATTCGATGATGCGTTCTTCACTTGTTCCATGTAATCGCGTTTCGCGTTCGCGACGTGCTGTTTGCCTGTCGATCGCGCTGCTTCTGCTGTTCTCTAGCTCCATTGCCTCGGCCCATTCCAGCAAGACCGACAAAACCGGCATCCTTCTGGTAGCCTTCGGGTCGAGCGTCAGCCAGGCCCAGTCGTCCTTCAGCAACATCGACGCAAAGGTGCGCGCGGCCTATCCGGACATCCCCATATATTGGGCCTACACGTCGCACACCATCCGCGCAAAACTCTCCAAGGAAGGCAAGGAGCTGCTTTCCCCGGCCCAGGCTCTGGCGCTCATGGCCGCACAGGGATACACGCGGGTCGCCGTCCAATCCCTGCACACGATCCCCGGCGAAGAGTTCAGCAATCTTGAAAAAACCGTACAAGCCTTTCGCTCTTTTCCCGACGGCATCGCCCACATCGAACTGGGAGCGCCACTGCTTCTGACCACGAGCGACCTGGAGAAAACGACGGATGCCCTGCTTGCCGACATTCCGACCGAACGCCGCAAGGACGAAGCCGTCATCTTCATGGGGCACGGAACGCCGCATCCTGGAAACGTCTACTATATAGCCATGCAGGAGATGCTGCACTCCCGCGACGCCAAGGTCTACCTCGCAACGGTCGAGGGCACGCCGGATTTGGATCAGGTCCGAACCCGACTCAAGCGCGACAAGATTAAAAAAGTCTGGTTGATGCCCTTCATGTCCGTGGCCGGGGACCACGCCCGCAACGACATGTCCGGTCCGGAAGATGATTCTTGGGCGAGTATCCTCAAGAAAGACGGCATTTCCTGCATTTCCGTGCTCAAAGGCACTGCCGAGTACGACAATGTGGTCACAATCTGGCTTGATCATCTCGATCAAGCCTTCAAACGGCTTCCGACGCAGCCGAAGTAA
- a CDS encoding TRASH domain-containing protein codes for MSRFLFIAIAIGIIYVLLKGDKKKKSERREKDEARLKASGDLVKDPICGSFVDKDGHIRVRQGEEVHHFCSYECRDKFLKRIESAKPVEASSESAAETADTAPEPDDCDKA; via the coding sequence ATGTCCCGTTTCCTGTTCATCGCCATTGCCATCGGCATCATCTATGTTTTGCTCAAAGGCGACAAAAAGAAGAAATCCGAACGTCGCGAAAAGGATGAAGCACGACTTAAAGCATCGGGTGATCTGGTCAAAGATCCTATCTGCGGTTCGTTCGTCGACAAGGATGGACATATCCGGGTTCGCCAAGGCGAGGAAGTCCATCACTTCTGCTCCTACGAATGCCGTGATAAGTTCCTGAAAAGAATAGAGAGTGCCAAGCCAGTCGAAGCGTCCTCCGAATCGGCCGCAGAAACGGCGGACACGGCGCCGGAACCGGACGATTGCGACAAGGCATGA
- a CDS encoding LL-diaminopimelate aminotransferase, which translates to MPNFELAERVASLPPYLFAAIDKAKSEVASQGIDIISLGIGDPDMPTPDFIIDALYEAAKKPANHQYPSYVGMMRFREAVAAWYAERFGVQGLDPKTEVITLIGSKEGIGHFPWAFINPGDMALVCSPCYPVYATAVRFAGGTVEYLPLLDENDFLPDLDAIDEATWKRAKMIFVNYPGNPTAATANLDFYSKLIAKAKATDTIVVSDLAYSEIYYDAAQKPPSILEVPGAKDVAIEFHSLSKTYNMTGWRMAMAVGNAQLVQGLGKIKENVDSGAFNAIQEAGIAAMEKGEPYVEKARAIYKERRDVTCEALAAAGIEHRVPEASVFVWAKVPGKKSSAEFVTDLLKTTGVVVTPGSGFGSSGEGYFRISLTVDTERLKEAVSRISQL; encoded by the coding sequence ATGCCCAATTTCGAACTTGCCGAAAGAGTCGCCAGTCTGCCCCCCTACCTTTTCGCCGCCATCGACAAAGCCAAAAGCGAAGTCGCGTCGCAGGGGATCGACATCATTTCCCTCGGCATCGGCGATCCCGACATGCCGACTCCGGATTTCATCATTGACGCCCTTTACGAGGCAGCAAAGAAACCCGCGAACCATCAATATCCGTCCTATGTCGGCATGATGCGTTTTCGCGAAGCCGTCGCAGCCTGGTACGCTGAGCGCTTCGGCGTCCAGGGCCTTGACCCCAAGACCGAAGTCATCACGCTGATCGGCTCCAAGGAAGGCATCGGACATTTCCCTTGGGCCTTCATCAACCCCGGAGACATGGCTCTGGTCTGTTCCCCGTGTTACCCGGTCTACGCCACGGCGGTGCGATTCGCCGGAGGCACCGTGGAATACCTGCCGCTGCTTGACGAAAACGATTTCCTGCCGGACCTGGACGCCATCGACGAGGCCACCTGGAAACGGGCCAAGATGATTTTTGTCAACTATCCCGGCAATCCCACAGCAGCTACCGCCAACCTCGACTTCTACTCCAAGCTCATTGCCAAGGCCAAGGCCACGGACACGATCGTGGTTTCCGACCTCGCTTATTCCGAGATCTACTACGACGCGGCCCAAAAGCCGCCGTCCATTCTGGAAGTCCCCGGCGCCAAAGACGTGGCCATCGAATTCCATTCCCTGTCCAAGACCTACAACATGACCGGCTGGCGCATGGCCATGGCCGTGGGCAACGCCCAGCTCGTGCAGGGCCTTGGCAAGATCAAGGAAAACGTCGATTCCGGCGCTTTCAACGCCATCCAGGAAGCGGGCATCGCCGCCATGGAAAAAGGCGAACCCTACGTGGAAAAGGCGCGAGCCATTTACAAGGAGCGCCGCGACGTCACCTGCGAGGCCCTGGCCGCCGCAGGCATCGAGCATCGCGTTCCCGAAGCTTCGGTCTTTGTTTGGGCCAAAGTTCCCGGCAAAAAATCCTCTGCGGAATTCGTCACGGACCTGCTCAAAACCACCGGCGTGGTCGTCACGCCGGGCAGCGGCTTCGGCAGCAGCGGCGAAGGCTACTTCCGCATTTCCCTTACCGTGGATACGGAAAGGCTCAAGGAGGCGGTATCACGAATCTCCCAACTGTAG
- the folK gene encoding 2-amino-4-hydroxy-6-hydroxymethyldihydropteridine diphosphokinase codes for MALGSNLGDLEDNLNQALARMEAYGEDITLEAMSSTYVTEPQGPVTDQPWFLNQVAWYKVDKEIWSPEGFLSALLAIEDQMARERGEPGGPRIIDLDLLLFGELEQTTGFLDVPHPRMLERAFVLVPLLEIAPDLILPDGTSVKEALAKLDYKLEDGRISQKI; via the coding sequence GTGGCGCTGGGTTCCAACCTGGGCGACCTGGAAGACAATCTCAATCAAGCGCTTGCACGCATGGAGGCCTACGGCGAGGACATCACGCTCGAGGCCATGTCGTCCACCTATGTTACCGAGCCTCAGGGACCGGTCACGGATCAGCCTTGGTTCCTGAATCAGGTGGCCTGGTATAAGGTGGACAAGGAAATCTGGTCCCCGGAAGGCTTTCTGTCCGCGCTGCTGGCCATTGAGGACCAGATGGCCAGGGAAAGGGGGGAGCCGGGCGGACCACGAATCATCGACCTCGACCTGCTTCTGTTCGGCGAACTGGAGCAGACCACGGGTTTTCTGGATGTTCCGCATCCGAGAATGCTCGAAAGGGCGTTTGTTCTCGTTCCCTTGCTTGAAATCGCCCCTGATCTCATACTGCCGGACGGCACCAGCGTAAAAGAAGCGTTGGCCAAACTCGACTACAAGCTTGAGGATGGACGAATTTCTCAAAAGATCTGA
- a CDS encoding tetratricopeptide repeat protein, producing MNINYFFRMVLLFLIMVSCPLQSLAAQVAASGVSPDFEGASASDEASVTAAASNSTSEALETDQTSTGQERNVNNQTYEDWLERYRAWDKLDNVYAEKQESSEATLKRIQNLLEAGQPDKAFHLVEQTPPFTDNNATESTRLWYGGRALRALGSPNQAVMWFTQAGNLLSSQDMRSRFAKEYGLDVVWSDVFRNLFWTYVSTYSLNREAQESFLQLVIDQALIVWPQDAFWRKTSDIFSSTQAKKESASTETESANRETYFVNKNDRKRISQALAAASLESRDALSYLDEIQNEEVRLFWTDVLTALSGKESTEHDTAFEEKRYVKAASFLGAQPFKRLLKDREQWIYKVEDDRLKIFIGNMLSLSPERAEEIFEAGEEEKLMPDAAPLDGVNKFRLAVAFISGNTKAARENWDALQPEYLPLSLRLAGMILFNLDVSAVTGVADTDTQSNRLLATLASAAGNAPSQAYEAPFWVRVEPGKINATMLNAWPLDKELVFAGWREQWLANPTTELARRIAFLFPDQQFGMKCALYLADKAVADKQLGLASYYLGAVASEDANATLQAKRLEIKAELEIARDLMPEAYATYQALLSSGAPISDVTRLKIAFLMQQMGNLEGGQENLRTLWKKRDTFSTAMQAEILFYLGEGEAALGNQDQALDDYLQLAWQYPQESMWALTAMYRAANIYEEREQYEPAVRLLQTVIKNAETPKQKEAATSRLDSIKGKMGKPSDAGPGALPYPF from the coding sequence ATGAACATAAACTATTTTTTCCGCATGGTTCTGCTCTTCTTGATCATGGTCTCCTGTCCGCTGCAGAGCTTGGCCGCCCAGGTAGCGGCCTCCGGCGTTTCACCGGACTTTGAAGGAGCATCCGCTTCGGATGAAGCTTCCGTGACGGCGGCTGCCAGCAATTCGACCTCCGAAGCCCTGGAAACCGACCAGACGAGCACCGGACAGGAACGCAACGTCAACAACCAGACCTATGAAGATTGGCTGGAGAGATACCGGGCCTGGGACAAGCTGGACAACGTGTATGCCGAAAAGCAGGAGTCCTCTGAGGCGACGCTGAAACGCATTCAGAATCTGCTCGAGGCTGGCCAGCCGGACAAGGCGTTCCACCTCGTGGAACAAACACCGCCCTTCACGGACAACAATGCCACGGAAAGCACCCGTCTCTGGTACGGCGGTCGTGCCTTGCGGGCGCTGGGTTCGCCGAATCAGGCCGTCATGTGGTTCACTCAGGCCGGGAACCTGCTTTCATCGCAGGACATGCGAAGCAGATTCGCCAAGGAATACGGCCTGGATGTGGTTTGGAGCGATGTTTTCCGCAACCTCTTCTGGACGTATGTATCCACCTACAGCTTGAATCGCGAAGCGCAAGAGTCGTTCCTGCAACTCGTCATCGACCAGGCTCTTATTGTTTGGCCCCAGGACGCGTTCTGGCGCAAGACTTCCGACATCTTCTCCTCCACGCAGGCAAAAAAGGAATCAGCTTCAACGGAAACGGAAAGTGCAAACCGTGAGACGTATTTCGTCAACAAAAACGACCGAAAACGCATTTCGCAAGCGCTTGCCGCCGCCAGCCTGGAATCCAGAGACGCCCTTTCCTACCTGGATGAAATCCAGAACGAGGAAGTCCGTTTGTTTTGGACAGACGTGCTGACGGCCCTTTCCGGAAAGGAATCCACAGAGCACGACACGGCTTTTGAAGAAAAGCGTTACGTCAAGGCGGCTTCTTTCCTGGGAGCCCAGCCCTTCAAGCGTTTGTTGAAAGATAGAGAGCAATGGATATACAAGGTCGAAGACGACCGACTGAAGATTTTCATCGGCAACATGCTTTCGCTGTCTCCTGAGCGGGCCGAGGAAATCTTCGAAGCCGGAGAAGAAGAAAAGCTCATGCCGGATGCGGCCCCGCTCGACGGGGTCAACAAATTCCGTCTCGCCGTGGCGTTCATCTCCGGAAACACCAAGGCCGCCAGGGAAAACTGGGACGCTCTTCAGCCGGAATATCTGCCGCTCTCCCTGCGGCTGGCAGGCATGATTCTCTTCAATCTCGACGTGTCCGCAGTCACGGGAGTGGCGGACACGGATACGCAGAGCAACAGGCTGCTGGCGACCCTGGCCAGCGCCGCGGGCAACGCCCCTTCCCAGGCCTACGAAGCGCCGTTCTGGGTTCGCGTGGAGCCGGGCAAGATCAATGCGACCATGCTCAACGCCTGGCCCCTGGACAAGGAACTGGTCTTTGCGGGCTGGCGCGAACAGTGGCTGGCGAATCCCACGACCGAACTGGCCCGGCGCATCGCCTTTCTCTTCCCGGACCAGCAGTTCGGAATGAAATGCGCGCTGTACCTGGCCGACAAAGCCGTCGCCGACAAGCAGCTTGGACTGGCATCCTACTATCTCGGTGCGGTCGCATCGGAAGACGCCAATGCGACGCTCCAGGCCAAACGTCTTGAAATCAAGGCGGAACTGGAAATCGCCAGGGATCTCATGCCGGAAGCCTATGCCACGTATCAGGCATTGCTGTCCTCCGGCGCTCCCATCTCGGACGTGACCAGGCTGAAAATCGCTTTCCTCATGCAGCAGATGGGCAATCTGGAAGGCGGACAGGAGAATCTGCGCACGCTCTGGAAAAAACGCGACACCTTCAGCACGGCCATGCAGGCGGAGATACTCTTCTACCTCGGCGAAGGGGAAGCCGCGCTCGGCAACCAGGACCAAGCCCTCGACGACTATCTCCAGCTCGCCTGGCAATATCCCCAGGAAAGCATGTGGGCGCTGACGGCTATGTACCGTGCGGCCAACATCTACGAAGAGCGTGAACAATACGAACCTGCGGTTCGGCTGCTGCAAACGGTCATCAAGAATGCGGAAACGCCGAAGCAGAAAGAAGCGGCCACTTCCCGGCTGGACAGCATCAAAGGCAAGATGGGCAAACCCTCGGATGCCGGACCGGGCGCGTTGCCCTATCCATTCTAG